The following proteins are encoded in a genomic region of Streptococcus gwangjuense:
- a CDS encoding ATP-dependent RecD-like DNA helicase — protein sequence MEVYFSGTIERIIFENPSNFYRILLLEIDDTDAEDFDDFEIIVTGAMADVIEGEDYTFWGQIVQHSKYGEQLQISRYERAKPTSKGLVKYFSSSHFKGIGLKTAQKIVDTYGDNTIDEILQHPEKLEGISGLSAKNREAFVSTLRLNYGTEMVLAKLANYGIPNKLAFQIQDFYKEETLDVVENYPYQLVEDIKGLGFTIADQLAEELGIESQAPERFRAGLVHSLFQACMETGDTYVEARDLLEQTLTLLESSRPVELDPSQVAQELSYLIEEDKVQQIDTKIFDNSLFFAEEGIRSHLVRILEKGKQKSQDLESIQKHITTVEQELGIEYDSIQKQAICDAIQNKIFILTGGPGTGKTTVINGIIAVYALLEGLDLRKKSNLPILLAAPTGRAARRMNELTGLPSATIHRHLGMTGDDDTSHLEDYLDADFIIVDEFSMVDTWLANQLFSNISSNSKILIVGDSDQLPSVSPGQVLADLLHIPLIPQTRLEKIYRQSEESTIVTLASQIRQGILPADFTQKKADRSYFEIASGHIPATIEKILGAALRSGIPARDIQILAPMYRGTAGIDAINQLMQDLLNPPQKDQLSFEAPQCHYRKGDKVIHLVNDAEINVFNGDLGAITDLIPGKYTESKQDEIVIDFDGNEVSYPRNEWYKIRLAYAMSIHKSQGSEFPVVILPITSASRRMLERNLIYTAITRAKSKLILLGELQAFDYATQHIGTARKTYLIERFSDLIENVEEKQPAISETVTSSTSEQSYILTEENWDSIPAMIGITDADLKEIFGK from the coding sequence ATGGAAGTTTATTTTTCAGGAACCATTGAACGGATTATTTTTGAAAATCCCAGCAATTTTTACCGCATCCTCCTCCTAGAAATCGACGATACGGACGCAGAGGATTTTGATGATTTTGAAATCATTGTCACGGGCGCCATGGCTGATGTGATTGAGGGAGAAGACTATACCTTTTGGGGACAAATTGTCCAGCACTCCAAGTATGGGGAACAACTGCAAATCAGCCGATATGAACGCGCAAAACCAACTAGCAAGGGCTTGGTCAAGTACTTTTCAAGTAGCCATTTCAAGGGAATTGGTCTCAAGACAGCTCAGAAAATTGTGGATACCTATGGCGACAATACCATTGACGAAATTCTGCAACACCCAGAAAAGCTAGAAGGTATCTCAGGACTCTCTGCTAAAAATCGCGAGGCATTCGTCTCTACTCTCCGCCTCAACTACGGAACCGAGATGGTTTTGGCCAAACTTGCCAACTACGGCATTCCCAACAAACTAGCCTTTCAGATTCAAGACTTTTACAAGGAAGAAACCCTTGATGTGGTTGAAAATTATCCCTACCAGTTGGTCGAGGATATAAAGGGTTTGGGCTTTACCATTGCTGATCAATTAGCGGAAGAACTAGGTATCGAAAGTCAGGCTCCTGAACGCTTCCGTGCAGGACTAGTTCATAGTCTTTTTCAGGCCTGTATGGAAACAGGGGACACCTATGTTGAAGCACGGGATTTGCTAGAACAAACCCTTACTCTCCTTGAGTCTTCCCGCCCCGTGGAACTGGATCCCAGCCAAGTGGCCCAAGAGCTCTCCTACCTGATCGAAGAAGACAAGGTTCAGCAGATTGATACCAAAATCTTTGATAACAGCCTCTTTTTCGCTGAGGAAGGTATCCGCAGTCACTTGGTTCGTATCCTTGAAAAAGGAAAACAGAAGAGCCAAGATTTAGAATCCATTCAAAAGCATATCACTACTGTCGAGCAAGAACTGGGGATTGAGTATGATAGCATTCAAAAACAGGCTATCTGTGATGCTATCCAGAATAAGATCTTTATCCTGACAGGTGGACCTGGTACTGGTAAGACAACTGTTATCAATGGTATCATTGCTGTTTACGCCCTTTTAGAAGGACTTGACCTCAGGAAAAAAAGCAATCTGCCGATTCTTCTTGCTGCTCCAACTGGTCGAGCAGCTCGCCGCATGAATGAATTGACAGGCTTGCCAAGTGCGACTATACACCGCCACTTGGGAATGACAGGTGACGATGATACCAGTCATCTGGAAGATTATCTGGATGCTGACTTTATCATCGTGGATGAATTTTCCATGGTGGATACTTGGCTGGCCAATCAACTCTTCTCCAACATCTCTTCTAACAGTAAGATTCTAATCGTAGGTGACAGCGACCAGCTACCGTCTGTCAGCCCTGGACAGGTTCTAGCAGACCTGCTTCATATTCCTTTGATTCCTCAGACTCGCTTGGAAAAAATTTACCGGCAAAGCGAAGAATCAACCATCGTCACCCTAGCTAGTCAGATTCGACAGGGTATCTTGCCAGCTGATTTCACCCAAAAAAAAGCAGACCGTTCCTACTTTGAAATTGCTAGTGGCCATATTCCTGCTACGATTGAGAAAATCTTAGGCGCTGCCCTCAGAAGTGGTATTCCCGCACGTGATATTCAGATTCTGGCTCCCATGTACCGAGGGACGGCAGGGATTGATGCCATCAACCAGCTCATGCAAGACCTCCTTAACCCACCACAAAAAGACCAACTCAGTTTTGAAGCTCCCCAGTGTCACTATCGCAAGGGAGACAAGGTCATTCATTTGGTCAACGATGCTGAAATCAATGTCTTTAATGGAGATTTGGGAGCTATCACAGATCTGATTCCTGGTAAATATACCGAGTCGAAGCAAGACGAGATTGTCATTGATTTTGATGGCAATGAAGTCTCTTACCCACGTAACGAATGGTACAAGATTCGTCTGGCCTATGCCATGAGTATCCATAAGTCCCAGGGAAGTGAGTTCCCTGTTGTCATCCTACCTATCACCAGTGCTAGTAGGCGTATGCTGGAGCGCAATCTCATCTATACAGCCATTACACGCGCCAAAAGCAAGCTTATCTTACTAGGTGAATTACAGGCCTTTGATTATGCTACCCAGCATATCGGAACTGCCCGAAAAACCTATCTGATTGAACGTTTCAGTGATCTAATTGAAAATGTTGAAGAAAAGCAACCAGCTATCTCTGAAACAGTCACATCAAGTACCTCCGAACAATCCTACATCCTAACCGAAGAAAACTGGGACAGCATCCCCGCCATGATTGGGATTACAGACGCAGACCTCAAAGAGATTTTTGGAAAATAG
- the lepB gene encoding signal peptidase I, with amino-acid sequence MNSFKNFLKEWGLFLLILSLLALSRIFFWSNVRVEGHSMDPTLADGEILFVVKHLPIDRFDIVVAHEEDGNKDIVKRVIGMPGDTIRYENDKLYINDKETDEPYLADYIKRFKDDKLQGTYSGKGFEGNKGTFFRSIAEKAQAFTVDVNYNTNFSFTVPEGEYLLLGDDRLVSSDSRHVGTFKAKDITGEAKFRFWPITRIGTF; translated from the coding sequence ATGAATTCATTTAAAAATTTCTTAAAAGAGTGGGGATTGTTCCTCCTAATTCTGTCATTACTAGCTTTAAGTCGTATCTTTTTTTGGAGTAATGTTCGCGTAGAAGGGCATTCTATGGATCCTACCCTAGCGGATGGCGAAATCCTCTTTGTTGTTAAGCACCTCCCTATTGACCGTTTTGATATCGTGGTGGCCCATGAGGAAGATGGCAATAAGGACATCGTCAAGCGCGTGATTGGAATGCCTGGCGACACCATCCGTTACGAAAACGATAAACTTTACATCAATGACAAAGAGACAGATGAACCTTACCTAGCTGACTACATCAAACGTTTCAAGGATGACAAACTCCAAGGCACCTACTCAGGCAAGGGATTTGAAGGAAATAAAGGAACTTTCTTTAGAAGTATTGCTGAAAAAGCCCAAGCCTTCACAGTTGATGTCAACTATAATACCAACTTTAGCTTTACTGTCCCAGAAGGAGAATACCTTCTCCTCGGAGACGACCGCTTGGTTTCGAGTGACAGTCGTCACGTAGGTACCTTCAAAGCAAAAGATATTACAGGGGAAGCTAAATTCCGCTTCTGGCCAATCACCCGTATCGGAACATTTTAA